The DNA sequence CTCGCCCGGGTCAAGCCCGGCGCAGTCTCAATGCACGAAGCGGGCGACCACATCCCGATAGGAGCGGCTGACCTTCACCTCGGCGCCCGAATCGAGCACCAGGAAGCATTCGCCATTGGTATGCGGCTTCACCTGGCGCACCTGATCGAGATTGACGATGGTGGAGCGGTGGACGCGCTGAAACACGCGCGGATCGAGCCGGCGCTCGAGATCCTTCATCGTTTCGCGCAGGATCAGCGAATTGTCGCCGGTGTAGATGCACATGTAATCGCCGGCCGCCTCGATATGTTCGATCGTGGCGACATCGACACGGAAGATCTGGCCGCGATCCTTGACGTTGATCATCCGTTCGTAGCGGCTGGCGCCCTCTTCCTCGCCCGGCATGTTCTCCATCGCCTCGGGCGCCACTTCGGCCAGCACGTCCTTGAGCTTCTCGGCCTCTTCGGCGGAGCGTTTCTCGGTCAGGCGGGTGCGCACGCGGTCAAGCGTGTCGGCCAGCTTGCCCTCGTCCACCGGCTTCATCAGGTAATTGATCGCATTCGCCTCGAAGGCGCGGATCGCGTGTTCCTGATAGGCGGTGACGAAGACGAACAGCGGCGGATCGATCTCCATCACCCCGCTGACGACCGAAAAGCCGTCGAAGCCCGGCATCTGGATGTCGAGGAACACCAGATCGGGCTTTTCCGTCTTGATCGCGCGGATCGCCTCGCGCCCGTTGGCGCAGGTGCCGATGATCTCCACGTCCGGGAAGGCCTGGAGCCTCAGCTGAAGGCCCTGGATGGCCAGCTTCTCGTCATCAACGATGAGTGTGCGGATTGTCATGCAGTGGTTCCGATCGCGCTGTTCGCGCCTTGGGGTGCGTGGGGGGGATTGTGAGAGGGTTGGGCTGCTGCGGTGAATGGCGGCGGGGGCGGTGCCGAATCATCGTCCGCCTCCCCGCGCTCATACGGAATCTCGATGATCACGGTGAAACCGCCATCGGCCGGTGTCTGGATTTCGAAGCGGTGTTCCTCACCATAGGCTTGCTGCAGCCGATCGCGAATATTCGCGAGGCCAACGCCGGTGGAAACGGAACGATCCGGGAAAAGTTTCGCCTCGCCGCTGCGCCGATCAAGCGCCTGCTGCTGCAGGCCCGGGCCGGTGTCGGACACAGTCATCCGCAGGCGATTGGCGATCAGTTGCGCCGACAGGCTGATGCGCGCGCCTTCCTCCTGCGGGGAGACGGCATATTTGATCGCATTCTCCACCAGCGGTTGCAGCAGCAGTGAAGGAATGCAGGCATCTGCGGCGGCCGGATCCACCTTGAACACGGTGCGCAGCCGTTCCTCGAACCGCATCCGCTCGATATCGAGATAGAGCTTCAGCGTCTCCACTTCCTGCGCGACCGTCACCTTGCCGCCCGGCTGGGTGACGAGCGTGTGGCGCAGGAAGCTGGAAAGGCGGGTGAGCATCGCATTGGCCGGTTCGGTCTGCTTGAGAAGCACCAGCGTGCTGATGGAGTTCAAGGTGTTGAACAGGAAATGCGGGTTCAGCTGGTAGCGCAGCATGGCGAGCTGAGCGATCGTGGCCTGCGCCTCCAGCCGTTCCAGCCGGTCCGCCTGCTCTTCCACCTGGAGGAAATAGTTGATCGCGTAATAGAGCGCCGACCATGCGCCGAGCAACGTGAGGTCGATGTTGAAATAGATCAGGAAGCGCTGGGCCAGCGTTGCCTCGCGATCGGCATAGACCAGCCCGGCGAGCCAGCCGTCGATTAGCGCGTAGATGGTTACGAACAGGGCCAGCACCACCGCCGTGGTGCCCCAGGTGATCAAGGGCTGACGGTTGAACAGGGCGCGATAGATCACCGCCAGGATCAGGCTCAGCGAAAAGCCCGTGACGGTGGAAATCAGCACCAGGATCAGGAAGTTGCTGGCCTGCGCATTGGCGACGCCGGACATGGCCCGCAGCAGCGCGGCGCCGCCCCAGCCGATGAACTGCAGGTTCCAGAAGGCGCGGTTCTTGTCCTTGAAGAAGGGCGTGGGGCGGAAGGGCAGCATGCCTGCCGCGCCCCCGGGCCGCGCTTCCCGCGGCCGTGCGGAGCGCCTGCGCTGCGTCAGCCGCGACAAGGAGAGCCGCGTCGTCAGGACTCGCGCGCCTCCGCGATCGCCGCGCCGATGCGCTGCTTGCCCACCGCGCCGTTCAGCGCCTGGTCGCCGATGATCCAGCCGGGCGTGCCGGAGATGCCCAGTTCGTTAGCGAGCGCGGCATTGGTGCGCAGATGCGTGTCGAACGCGCCGCTGGCGATGGCCGCATTGGCCTTGGCGAGATCCAGCCCCGCCTCCTTTGCCGCCGCTTCGATGGCATCCGCGCTCGGTGGGCCGAGGCGGAACATGGCGTCGTGGAAGGCGGCATATTTGCCCTGTTGCGCAGCGGCCAGCGCCATGCGCGCGGCATCCACGCTTTCCGGCCGCAGGATCGGGAATTCCCGCACCACCACCCGCAGATCGGGATTGGCGGCGATCAGATCGGCCACGTCGCCCAGGCTTTGCCGGCAATAGGTGCAGGCATAATCGGTGAATTCGACCAGCGTCACCTTACCGTCCGGATTGCCCATCACGGCGCCGGGGAAGGGCGTCTCCAGCTCAGCCCGCAGGGGGGCGATGCGCGCCTGCTGGTCGCGCCGCTGCAATTCCTCCATCGCCTGGGGCAGCACTTCGGGATTGGCCAGCAGGTAATCCCGCGTGGCCTTGCCGCCGAAGCCGGCGGCATCCCACAGGGCGGCGCCGGCGAAGCCGGCACCAAGCGACAGGAGGAGAGTGAGAACCCAACGCATCGGCAAGGCCTACTTCCGGTCCTTCTGGCGTTCAAGCTGCGCCCGCGCCTGCAGCTCCACATCCTGCGCGCGAATCCAATCGGGCGAGCCTTCGGGCAGGCCACGCTCGGCCGCCTGTGCGCTGCGCAGCGCCTCGGCCGGATTGCCTGTCATCACCTGCTGTTCGGCGCTCGCCAGCCGGGCGCGGGGCATGTCGCCATTGGCGGCATAGACAACGCCCAGCTGATACCAGGCGAATGGTATCTCGCGGTCGCGCCCCACCGCGGCGCGCAGCACCTGCTCCGCTTCCGGATAATTGGCGGAATCTTCCGTGGCGATCAGTGCGTGGCCGAAGGTGGAAGCGATCAGCGGGGTGAAATGGGTCAGTTCGCTCGCCCGCCGCAGCGGCGCCAGCGCGTCCCCCGGCCTGCCCGATTCGAGCAGCACCTGCCCCTGCAGTTCGAGGAAATAGGGATTGTCCGGTTCCTCGGCGATCAGCGCTTCGGTCTCGGCCAGTGCCTTATCCATCCGCGCTTCCTTGTGATAGGCGTAGGCGCGAGCGTAGCGCGCAGGCACGCCGGTCATCGTCTCGGGATAGGCATTCAGCGTCTGCGCCGGCGTGGCGAGATAGCCATAGAGCTTGGCCTTGATCGCCAGGAAGCGGCGCTGCTGGTCGGCATCGGGCGGGGTGTTCCACGCCGGATCCTTCTCATACACCCCCTCCAGCCGCGAAATACGGTCCCCCGTCAGCGGGTGGGTGCGGGCGAAGCCGGCTTCGTCGCTCTGGCTGTAGCCGTAGCGGAATTCCTGATTCTGCAGCTTCTTGAAGAAGGCGAGCGAGCCCTTGCCGGTGATGCCCGCCTTGGAAAGATACTCGGCGCCCGCGGCATCGGCGCTGGCTTCCTGAGTGCGGCTGAACTGCAGGAAGCTGCCGATGGCGGCCTGCTGGCCCAGCGCCATGGCGCCCATGCCGGCTTCCGGCGCGCCGGCCAGTGCCGCCGCCAGCCCCACCAACATGGAAAGCGCGCTGATCTTGGTCGCCTTGCCGGCTCCCTGCGAATAGCCGATGATGTGGCCGCCGGTGATATGCCCCAGCTCGTGCGCCAGCACGCCCTGCACTTCATTGGCGCTTTCCGCCGCATTGATGAGGCCGGAATGGACATAGATCCGCTGCCCGCCCGCAACGAAGGCGTTGATCGATGGATCGTTGAGCAGCACCACGTCCACCGCGCCGGGCTGGAGCCCCGCGGCCGCGGCCAGCGGATCGATCATCTGCTGCAGCAGCGCCTCGGTTTCGGCGTCGCGCAGCACATCCTGCGCCGCAGCCGGCTGCGCCAGGGCGAAGGCGGACAATGCCAGAAGGGCCAGCAGGCGGGACAGCGGACGAAGGAGGGCGCGCATAGCCGCAGGGCTAGCGCATTTGCGCCTGAACGGGAACTGAAGTGGCGACAGCGTCCGCGCGCGGCGGGTTTCGGGCGGTCAGCCGAGCAGGCGGCGCGCGGCGCGCTCCACCAGCCCGTCATCCTCCGGCACTTCGCCCAGCACGACCACTTCGCCGTCCTGCTCGCGGCGGATCATCACCAGGCCGAATTCGCTGCCTTCCACCGGAATGGCGGCGAGGCCGGTGGGTTCGATCCGGCGCAGCTTGCTTTCCAGCGCCTTGCGCCGCGTGTTCGGCTTCGCCTCCCGGCCTTGTTCCTCGCGCCGCAGGCGGCGCTCTTCCTTGACCACACCCTTGAGGCCCCCTTCCGCATCGCGGAGGAAGCCGGCGAGCGTGCCGCGCGGCAGGTCCAGCCGGCGGGCGTGATTCAGCGCAGCGGCGTATTCGGCCAGCCGCGTCTTGTCGTAATCGGCGCCGAACACCAGCTTCGCCACCGGCGTCATCGGCGCGCGATCCTGCATGGCGAGGCCCGCGTCGGCCAGCAGTTCGGCGAATTCCTCCGCCTCCCCATCGGCCGCGAGGGAGAAATCATAGGCGTGGCCGATCGCGGCATAGAGCGCCGCACGGGTGCGATCCTCGCAGCTGAGCGCAATGCTCGCCATCTCGCGTGCGGCGGCCAGCCAGTCGCTGAGGCTGGCTTCGTCCGGCACAGCGGAGGACGCCACATCGGCGAAGGAATCGGGCGTGAGCTCCAGCGGTTCGTCTGCCGCGTCCCAACCCAGGGCCACGGCGAGTTCGTGCGGCGGTTCCGCCGTCGGATCGCCCACGCGGCTTGTATCGGGGCCGAAGGTCGGACGCGGCAGCCCGTCGTCGCCATCGGTGAGGGCGGGCGCTGCCTCCTCGCTGGGCAGTGCGGCCGGCCCGTCGGCCCAGTCGGTCAGCGGATCGCGCTTGCCACGCGGCGGCTCCAGCGCCTGGTCGATCTCCAGCAAGAGCTCGTCCGACCCCTGCTGGTCGGCCAGCTCCTTCCAGTTGATCACGCCGTAGATGAAATCGATCGTGTCGTCGTCGCTGGAATAGGGCAGCAGGATGCCGCGATACAGGATCGTCTGCCCCCGCTGGTTCACGAATTCCGCTTCGAAGCCGATCGGCGCCTGATTGGCGATGATCTGCATGTAATGATCGGTGATGCGGCTGAGCAGCGAACGGCCCGGCACATCCTGCAGCCGGTGCAGCGTTTCGCTCGCCACGCCGCACTCCGCGGCCAGCTGCCCGCCGAGATAGGCGATGCCCGGATTGTCCACCCCGGTGGAGAAATCCAGCAGCACGCTGTTGGGCGCGAAATCGGGCAGCGCCGCGGGGTCGAGATCCTCGATGGCGGGGAAATTGCGATCGCGCAGCAGGCTGGCCCAATGATTATAGGCGCGCACCTGCATGCGCCGTTCGTCCTGCCCGATCGCGGCAGGCGGCGGGGCGCTGACAATCTCGTCCTCGGCAAGCGCGTGGTCAGGCTCGTCACCTGCCAGATCATCGAATTTACCGCGCAACGTATCCATGAGGAGCGCCCCTGTAGTCATTCGCATGGCGGCCTTTGTGGCTGCTCGTGGTAAATTAACCGTAAAGTGTTCTCGAAAGGAGAGGGTCTCCGCCTCTTTACGATGACGCCAACCCGCGCTGACGTCAGAAGATGTAGCGCATGCGGATCGCCTGATGGACGGAGCGCGACCCGACCTCGAAGGCGGCATCGCTGAAGCGCGGCGGCCCCATGCGCAGCCGTGCGTCCCGGGAAAAGCCGAAGCCTTCGCGCGGCAGGGTGCCGAGCAGCCGGTCCGCCTTGCCATTGCCGTTCTCGTCATGCAGCACGGCGATCGCATATTCGCCGGGGACCACTGCCGGGAACACGATGGTCAGCGGCTCCCCGCTCGCCACGCTTGCGCTGTAGGCGCCGCTATCGTCGCTGCAGTCGGGAAAATGGCCCGCCAAGGACGTCATGCAGGCGCGCACGATCCCCTTGTCCGATCGCAGCCCGGTCACCTGCACCTCCACCCGCACGCGCAGCTGCTGCGCCGGTGGGGAGGCGGAGACCAGCAGCGGCGCTGCCAGCACCGCGCTCAGCGGGGCGCGGAGAGGCCGCGGTCGGTGCCGCACAGGCGATCCCAGAAACGGAAATAGAGGCCGTAATTGCATCGGTACTCGTCATGGTGGCGTTGATGGTGGCTCGCGGTGATCAGCCAGCCGCCGATCCGCGAATGGACGAGGGCGCGGGGAAACAGCTCCCAGCCCATGTGATTGGTCACGCCCATCACGGTCATGATGGTCAGCACCAGGCCGAGCATGGCGACATGGATGGGAACGATGAACACCAGCGCGGGGATGACGATGGCCCCGCTCAGCGCCTCGATCGGGTGGAAGCTCATTGCGGCCCATGCCGTGGGCGGGCGGCTGGCGTGGTGGACCGCATGGGCCACCCGAAACCAGCGCGGCTGGTGCAGCAGGCGGTGGGTCCAGTAGAACCAGCTGTCATGCGCGAACAAATACAGGAACAGCGACAGCGGCAGATACCATAGCGGATAATCGTGCCAGCCGCCGTAGATCCGCGTCCAGCCATGCTCCTGCCATCCCCAGGCGACCACGCCGGCGGGCACGCCATAGATGGCGGCGGAGGCAAGGGACCAGCCGATTTCCCGCCGGATCTGCGCATTCAGGCCGCGATAGAGCCCCGGCCGCACGCGGGCGGTGGCCAGCGCAAAGGCTCCGCTCGCCAGCAGATAGCGGAAGGCCACGATCGCGGTCATCGCGAGGGCGGAGAGAAGGATCGCCGCAAACATTGCGCGGCGGCTTATGCCCTGCGGCGGGCGGAATATACAGGGGCGTTCAGCCGCCGGCCGGCCAGCTGGAACATTCCGGGTCGTTCGCCACCAGCTGGCGGCGCAGCGCTGCGCGTGCCAGGCGCTCTACTTCCACCTTTCGCCGCGCCGCGGCCAGCGGATGGCTGGGGGCGGGCCGCACGATTTCGGCATCATAGCCATCGGCCACGATCACGCCGCAGCAATCGGGGCGGAAATCCTCCCCTTCCAGGCAGGCGCGGTCCAGCTCCGGCGGGAGGCCCCAATAGAAGCGGTCGCAGAAATCGAGATAATCCGGCCATTTGCCGTCGCCCAGCAGGTCCGATCGCGCCGTCTTGATCTCCACGATCACGATGCGGCCCTTTGGATCGATCCCCATCAGATCGGCCCTCCGGCCATTGCGCAGCGGCATTTCGGTGAGGCACCAGATGTCGTTGCGCGCGAACAGGCGGCAGATGCCGCGTGCCACGGCCGCGGCGCGGCGCTCCGCTTCGTCGGCAGGCACCTCTGCGATGCCGGCGCGGGCAGTGAGAATGGATGAATCGGCCATCACTCCTTGCTGGAACGAAAAAGGAACAGGGTCAAGATCATACCGCCCTTGCGCGAAACGCTTGCCAGCGGCGCCGGGCGGATTCATTTCACGGCAGCAAAGATGAAGGAGCACCGCATGTCCCGTAAAGCCATCGCCATCGCCCTCGCGGCGCTGTCGGTCACGATCCTGTCCGCCTGCAACACCGTGCAGGGCGTTGGGCGGGATATCGAATCGGTCGGCAAGGCGGGCGAGGACGCCCTCTGATCCAGCCCGCCTGACTGGCTTGCTCGCGTCAGTCGCTGCCGTGTTCCGCGCTCCGCCGCTCGGGCGGCAGCAGGGCCAGCAGCGCTGCGCGGGCGGCCAGGAATTCGTCCCACAGGGCGCCAGCGGCGGGCGCCGGGTCCACGCCGCGGGCGCTGATCGCCAACAGGGCGGCGATGCCGGGTTCCATCATCGCGCCAATATCGGCGATACCGCGTTCCGCGCGGACCCGCCGCCATGCTTCGCCGCGCCGGTGCAGGGCGGCAAAGCGGTCGGATTGGTCGCAGCCGGATACCGCCTCCGCCCCGGCGAGTGCGGCCACGACATTGGCGGCTTCGCACAGCGCCGCCCATTGCGCGCCGATCGCGGCCACAGGCGGCGCGATATTGGCGGGATGTTCGTTGCGCGGCGGATTGGCGTTCATCCGCACGAGCCTAGCGCCCGCCGCTTGCGATTCGGTTAGCGCCCGGCTTGCGGAACCACGCTACTCCTGCGGAAGATCGGCGAAGGGATCATCCTCCCCGTCCAGCCCCAGGTCGATATTTGCGGCCCCTTCCTCACCCGAAACCAGCCGGTTGTTCTCCGCGCAGACATATTCGCGGATTTCCCAGCCGGGCTTCTTCTTGAAGGTCAGGTTCTGGATGTAGGGCTCGGCGAGAACCTCGGGATCGGTGATCGTCAGCTGGAAGCGCATGGTTGCGGGATCTTCCAGCCAGATCCGCTCGTGAATGCGCATCTGGTCCGAATGGCTGACGCCCGGGGCGATGCTGACCTGCGGGCTGAAGCCGATCGTGTCGACCACCAGCGTGTCACCCTCCCAGTGACCCACGGAACTGCCATTGAACAGGAAGTCCGGGTCTTCCGGCAGGGGGCGGCCGTCGGTGTAGATGCGCCGTGCCTGGCTGTAGGTTTCGGTGAAAATCGTCACGCGGCCGGGGGTGAAGAGGAATTCGATCGGATAGGGCTGGCGCAGGATTCCCGGCATGCCGGGCGGCAGGCAATGGGCCTGCGCATATTGCGACACGCCTTCCTTCTCCTGCTTCGCCTTGAACGCGGCGAGCGCGGCCTTGGCGGACTCAGTCAACACCGGCTCTGCCTGCCGCGGTGCGCCGGGGGTGAACAGCACCGGGCTCCACACACCGCTGAAATCCGGCAGCTTCTCCAGCTCGGCATAGCCGTGTTGCGGCTTTTCCGCGCTTTGCTGCGCGGTGGCGCACACCGGCACTACCAGTGCGGCGGCGCCCGCTAGCAGCGGCGCCCAAATCGGCCAACCCTTCATCACACCCCTCCGTCATTATCGTTGCCGCCAGATTGCTGCGCGGCCCCGGACCGAGTCAAGAGGTGGGTTGATCAAGTCAAACAAATGCTGGCAAATGGTGCCGGTGACCCTGAGCGAAGATGGGCACAGGTGTGGGAGACGATACATGGCAGGTAGGATCGGGCTGGCGCTGGTGGCATTCGCGGGTGTGCTGATGGCGGCCACGCCGGGGGCGGCGCATCATTCCACCGCCATGTTCGAATGGGGCAAGCCGATCGAGATGAAGGGCCTGACGGTGGAGCGGTGGGAATGGACCAATCCGCACACCTTCCTTTACGCCCGCGATGCCGAGGGCAACCGCTGGGCCTTCGAGGGGATGAGCCCGAATCACCTGTCGCGCGCCGGATGGTCCAAGCGCACGCTGGCACCGGGCGAGAAGATCGACCTCAGCTATTACAAGCTGCGCGACGGGCGGCGCGGAGGCTTCAACGTTACCGTGACCAAGGCGGATGGAGCGACGCTGAAACAATTACCCAGCCGCGATTAAGCGGGCTGTCCTCGCACGGGAGTTCTTTTGCTGCGCAGCAGCAACAATTTGTTACACGCCCGGCGAGAACGCGAAACACTCGGCCCTCTATCTCGGTCTCCCCTCAATAAGTGGAGAACACACGTGCTCGCAGCAACGCTCATCCTTTCGCTGGGATCGCTCGGCGCCGCGCCGGCGGATGCCGAAGCGGCCTATCGCCGCGGTTGCCATCCCTATGCCAGCAAGACCCTGGCCTGCAGCCTGCAGAAGCAGGACAAGACCGCCGTCGCAGTCGCCAAGGCCGATACCGTCTGCCATCCGGATCCCACGAAGTCGCAGATTTGCGACGCCCGCGCTCGCAAGGCTGCGGCAAGGGAAGAGCGCCTGGCCATCGAGGATGAACAGCGCAGCGCACGCGAGGAGTGATCCCTTCCCCCCGTCGCAAATCCGCCCCCGCGCACCGCGCGGGCGGCGGTGTGCCCGCGGCCCGGGCATATCGGAGATTGCAGCCATGCATGGTGGTGCCTAAGTAGATGGCCACAAGCCGCGTCATTCCCCGGACATTCCTTGCACCCATGACCGCACAGACGATTCTCGTGGTAGAGGACGATCCGCAGCTGCGCCTGCTCATCGTCCGCTCGCTCAAGGAGCATGGCTACAACGTGCGCGCGGCCGCCACGGGTGCGGAAATGCTGGTGCACCTGGAAAACGGGCACACCGATCTGATCGTGCTCGACATCATGCTGCCCGGCACCAACGGGATCGAACTGCTGCGCCGGCTGCGCGCCCACAGCGATCTGCCGGTGATCTTCATCAGCGCCCGTGCGGACGAGGCCGACCGTGTGATCGGCCTCGAGCTCGGGGCAGACGATTATCTCGCCAAGCCCTTCGGTACGCGCGAGCTCATCGCGCGCATCGCCGCCGTGCTGCGCCGCCACGCCAATGGCGCCTCCAGTTCCTCCGAACGGCGGGACGAGGCGCATTTCGGCGACTGGCGGCTGTCCTTCTCGCGCCGCGAGTTGCGATCCCCCACCGATGCGCTGGTGGAGCTGACCACGGCAGAGTTCGATCTGCTTACCGTCTTCCTGCAGGAGCCGCAGCGGGCGATCAGCCGCGAAAGGCTGATCGAAATGTCGCGCTCGCGCGTTGGCGATTCCTCCGATCGTAGCGTCGACGTGCTGGTCAGCCGCTTGCGCCGCAAGCTGAGCCACGATGGCCAGGATGCACCGATCGCCACAGTGCGCGGCGTCGGATACATGTTCCGTGCAGATGTCGAGCTGAGGTGAGACGGATCGTCTCGATCGGCCTGCTCGGCCGCCTGCTGGCGATCCTCGTCTTCGTTGTCGCGCTGGATTTCATCGTCAACGCCATCGTGTTCGAGCGTGCCAATGAATTCTCGCTCGAGGGCGAGGACGCCTCGCGCATTTCCGACCAGCTGGTGGTCGCCTACCGCATTCTGGACCAAGCGGCGCGGGCGGAGCGCCGCGCAGTGGCGGAAGAGCTCGTCACCGAGCGGTTCTCGATCACCTGGGCCCCGCAGGCGCAGCGCCGCGCACCGAGCCTGGAGCTCGACCGGCTGCGGCGGCAGATCCTGGCCCGCGAGCCCGATCTTAAGCAGACCAGCCTGCGGCTGCATCTGGAATCGCTTGCTTCGAAAGGCGACATCGGGGGCAGCATGATCCTGTCGGACCAGTCGGTCGCCTCCTTCAAGGCGGATGTAAACGAGGCCTGGACCTTCAACGCCCAGCGCGGCCTTATCCTGATCCTTCCCAATATACTGCTGATGATCCTGGGAGCGCTGCTGGTGCGCGCGACGCTGCAGCCGCTGCGCAAGCTGATCGTCGCCACGCGCTCCGTCGGAAATGACGAACCGCAACCGATCCCCGCTTCCGGCTCCCCGGAGGTGCGGCAGCTGATCAGCGCCTTCAACGACATGCAGGATCGCATCCACCAGCTGATTCGCAACCGGCAGCTTACCGTTTCGGCAATCGCCCATGATCTGCGCACGCCGCTCACCCGTCTGCAGATGCGCCTGGAGCATGACACGGCCGAGGCCGACGATCGCGAGGCGATGGCTGCCGATATCGTCGAGATGCGCATGCTGTTGCAGTCGTTGCAGGCCTTCAACGAAGGGCTGGATCACAAGGAGCCGATCGAGCGGCTGGACATCGCCTCGCTCGCGGAAACGCTGATCGACGATTCGAAGGATCGCGGGTACGATGCGGCCTATGCCGGCCCCGCGCATCTCGAAATCCGCGGCCGCCGCCTGCCGTTGCGGCGCGTGCTTTCCAACCTGATCGAGAACGCGCTGCATTACGCTGGCAATGTCCGCCTTCGTCTGAGCCTTGCCGATGGCATGGTGGAGATCGTGGTGGAGGATGACGGGCCGGGAATCGACGAGGCGAACCTGGTTGAAGTGCTCCAGCCCTTTGTCCGGCTGGATGAAGCGCGCAGCCGCAACACGCCCGGCATGGGGCTGGGCCTTGCCATCGTGGACCGCATCGTGCGCGCTGAGGGCGGGAGCTTCGCGCTCTCCAACCGGGCGGAAGGCGGCCTGCGCGCGGTGATCCGCCTCCCATTGGACCCGGTTGCATAACGTCCTGCCCGTCTTCGCGGGTGCAGCAACAAAACCTTACAATGCGGAACGACGGCAGAGAAAATGCCGACGTACCTCTGTGGGCAATCGCAGCCGCATCCCCCCTTGCGGCGCCACAAAAGGATTGCCCCCGTGAACGAATTGATCGGACGCGTTTTCAGCTTCGAAAAGACCGTGTTCCCGAGCAGCAAGGATCTCTACGGATCGCTCGCTCGCGATGGTCAGAGCCCCAAGGCCCTGATGATCTCCTGCGCCGATTCGCGCGTCGTGCCGGAAGAGATCATGCAGGCGCGGCCGGGCGACCTGTTCGTGTGCCGCAATGCCGGCAACATCGTGCCCACCTTTGCCACCATGAATGGCGGCGTGTCCTCTACCGTCGAATATGCGGTGGCCGCGCTGAAAGTGCGCGACATCATCGTGTGCGGCCATTCGGACTGCGGGGCCATGAAGGCGCTCGCTCAGCCGGAGCTGCTCGCCAACATGCCCAATGTTGCGGCCTGGCTGCGCCACGGCGCGGCGGCGGAGCATGTCGTGAGCACCTGCACGCCGGACCTGCAGGGAACCGACCGGATCCGCGCCATCAGCCTCGAAAACGTGATCGCCCAGCTGGCGCATCTGCGCACCCACCCGTCCGTCGCCACGGCGCTCGCCGCCGGCGAAATGTCGCTGCACGGCTGGTTTGTGGACATCCACGCCGGCCAGGTGCTGGGGCTGGATGGCGAGACCGGTGAGTTCGTGCCCCTGCGCGAGAACGAGCCGCTGCCCGTGGCTGTGCCCGCCCATGCGCGCTATCCGCAGCGCCTGCGCCAGGAAGTGGCTGCATGAGCACGGCCATCGCTCCTGCCAAGGAAGGCATCTTCCAACATTTCTCGCGGGATTTCACGGCTTCGATCGTGGTGTTCCTCGTGGCGATGCCATTGTGCATGGGCATCGCCATCGCCTCTGGCGTGCCGGCCGAGAAAGGCCTCATAACCGGCATCATCGGAGGCATCGTCGTCGGGCTGTTTGCCGGATCCCCCCTCCAGGTAAGCGGCCCGGCGGCGGGTCTTGCTGTCATCGTGTTCGAATTTGTGACCGAGAACGGGCTCACCGCGCTCGGTCCGATGCTCGTGCTCGCGGGCGCACTGCAACTGGTCGCCGGCTGGATGAAGCTCGGCGCGTTCTTCCGTTCGATCTCGCCGGCAGTCGTTCACGGCATGCTGGCGGGCATCGGTGCGCTGATCGTAATCAGCCAGTTCCACATCCTGTTCGATGCGCAGCCGCTTTCCAGCGGTGTCGACAACCTTGCCGCAATGCCCGCGCGTCTGCTCGGCCTCTCGCCCTTCAACCTGCAGGCGACCGAGCTGGCGCTGATCGTCGGCCTCGTAACCATTGGCGTCATGCTGGTGTGGGAGAAGTTCCGCCCGGCGGGCTTCGGCCTGCTGCCGGGGGCCTTGCTCGGCGTGATGGCCGCGACGATCGTCGCCTATGCCTTCCAGCTGAATATCGCCCGGGTGGATGTGCCGGAATCGATCGTGGCCGCGGTGGAAGCGCCGGGCGACGGCTTCTTCGCCATGCTCGGCCAGCCGGCGATCATCATCGCCGCGCTTGCGGTGGCCTTCATCGCCAGCGCCGAGACATTGCTTTCGGCCGCTGCGGTGGATCGGATGCATGATGGCGTCCGCACGGA is a window from the Altererythrobacter sp. B11 genome containing:
- a CDS encoding DUF2141 domain-containing protein, coding for MRHRPRPLRAPLSAVLAAPLLVSASPPAQQLRVRVEVQVTGLRSDKGIVRACMTSLAGHFPDCSDDSGAYSASVASGEPLTIVFPAVVPGEYAIAVLHDENGNGKADRLLGTLPREGFGFSRDARLRMGPPRFSDAAFEVGSRSVHQAIRMRYIF
- a CDS encoding M48 family metalloprotease, producing MRALLRPLSRLLALLALSAFALAQPAAAQDVLRDAETEALLQQMIDPLAAAAGLQPGAVDVVLLNDPSINAFVAGGQRIYVHSGLINAAESANEVQGVLAHELGHITGGHIIGYSQGAGKATKISALSMLVGLAAALAGAPEAGMGAMALGQQAAIGSFLQFSRTQEASADAAGAEYLSKAGITGKGSLAFFKKLQNQEFRYGYSQSDEAGFARTHPLTGDRISRLEGVYEKDPAWNTPPDADQQRRFLAIKAKLYGYLATPAQTLNAYPETMTGVPARYARAYAYHKEARMDKALAETEALIAEEPDNPYFLELQGQVLLESGRPGDALAPLRRASELTHFTPLIASTFGHALIATEDSANYPEAEQVLRAAVGRDREIPFAWYQLGVVYAANGDMPRARLASAEQQVMTGNPAEALRSAQAAERGLPEGSPDWIRAQDVELQARAQLERQKDRK
- a CDS encoding PAS domain-containing protein, yielding MDTLRGKFDDLAGDEPDHALAEDEIVSAPPPAAIGQDERRMQVRAYNHWASLLRDRNFPAIEDLDPAALPDFAPNSVLLDFSTGVDNPGIAYLGGQLAAECGVASETLHRLQDVPGRSLLSRITDHYMQIIANQAPIGFEAEFVNQRGQTILYRGILLPYSSDDDTIDFIYGVINWKELADQQGSDELLLEIDQALEPPRGKRDPLTDWADGPAALPSEEAAPALTDGDDGLPRPTFGPDTSRVGDPTAEPPHELAVALGWDAADEPLELTPDSFADVASSAVPDEASLSDWLAAAREMASIALSCEDRTRAALYAAIGHAYDFSLAADGEAEEFAELLADAGLAMQDRAPMTPVAKLVFGADYDKTRLAEYAAALNHARRLDLPRGTLAGFLRDAEGGLKGVVKEERRLRREEQGREAKPNTRRKALESKLRRIEPTGLAAIPVEGSEFGLVMIRREQDGEVVVLGEVPEDDGLVERAARRLLG
- a CDS encoding LytR/AlgR family response regulator transcription factor; this encodes MTIRTLIVDDEKLAIQGLQLRLQAFPDVEIIGTCANGREAIRAIKTEKPDLVFLDIQMPGFDGFSVVSGVMEIDPPLFVFVTAYQEHAIRAFEANAINYLMKPVDEGKLADTLDRVRTRLTEKRSAEEAEKLKDVLAEVAPEAMENMPGEEEGASRYERMINVKDRGQIFRVDVATIEHIEAAGDYMCIYTGDNSLILRETMKDLERRLDPRVFQRVHRSTIVNLDQVRQVKPHTNGECFLVLDSGAEVKVSRSYRDVVARFVH
- a CDS encoding DsbA family protein; its protein translation is MRWVLTLLLSLGAGFAGAALWDAAGFGGKATRDYLLANPEVLPQAMEELQRRDQQARIAPLRAELETPFPGAVMGNPDGKVTLVEFTDYACTYCRQSLGDVADLIAANPDLRVVVREFPILRPESVDAARMALAAAQQGKYAAFHDAMFRLGPPSADAIEAAAKEAGLDLAKANAAIASGAFDTHLRTNAALANELGISGTPGWIIGDQALNGAVGKQRIGAAIAEARES
- a CDS encoding sensor histidine kinase, with product MLPFRPTPFFKDKNRAFWNLQFIGWGGAALLRAMSGVANAQASNFLILVLISTVTGFSLSLILAVIYRALFNRQPLITWGTTAVVLALFVTIYALIDGWLAGLVYADREATLAQRFLIYFNIDLTLLGAWSALYYAINYFLQVEEQADRLERLEAQATIAQLAMLRYQLNPHFLFNTLNSISTLVLLKQTEPANAMLTRLSSFLRHTLVTQPGGKVTVAQEVETLKLYLDIERMRFEERLRTVFKVDPAAADACIPSLLLQPLVENAIKYAVSPQEEGARISLSAQLIANRLRMTVSDTGPGLQQQALDRRSGEAKLFPDRSVSTGVGLANIRDRLQQAYGEEHRFEIQTPADGGFTVIIEIPYERGEADDDSAPPPPPFTAAAQPSHNPPHAPQGANSAIGTTA